The DNA window TGGTGTCGTACTGGTCGGCGCGGGTGGGGTGCTGCGCCGGCACCACCACCTCGGTGAGCCCGGCCACCTCGCCGGTCTGCTCGTGCAGGGCCAGCACGATGTACGGCTTCATGCCCCGCCGGTGCAGCGTGTCGAGGCTGTCCCGCAGCCGCTGCGGGTCGTAGGAGCTGGGCCGCAGCTCGCCGTCGTCCACGTCGCGCACCTCGGCCTTGGCCCGCGCGTACGCCTCGATGAGGTCGTCCGGCGGCCCACCCGGGCAGAACTCGACGTGGTAGCCGGCGCCCACCTCGGTGGCCATCTCGGCCAGCACCGGCCACTCGACGGCGCCCAGGTCGAGCACGCTGCGGGTCTCGACGTATTCCCTGGTGAAGCCGAGTGCCTCGTAGAACGCCACGGCCGGGGTGTCGCCGACCACCTCCACGCCGATCGACTGGAAGCCCTCGTCCCAGACCCGGCGGGCGGCCACCCGCACCAGCTCGCGGCCGAGCCCGCTACGCCGCAGCGCCGGGTGCACCAGCACCTCCAGCACGCCGATGCCGCCGAGCAGCAGCACGTGCACGTGGC is part of the Micromonospora halotolerans genome and encodes:
- a CDS encoding GNAT family N-acetyltransferase, translating into MVREWDPRTASSAEIASLLDTLNAVLAADLPLDPPWRESSMREYLSEVMPGERRISWVYQADPAPDGTPGAILGHVHVLLLGGIGVLEVLVHPALRRSGLGRELVRVAARRVWDEGFQSIGVEVVGDTPAVAFYEALGFTREYVETRSVLDLGAVEWPVLAEMATEVGAGYHVEFCPGGPPDDLIEAYARAKAEVRDVDDGELRPSSYDPQRLRDSLDTLHRRGMKPYIVLALHEQTGEVAGLTEVVVPAQHPTRADQYDTIVVRDHRGYGIDRAIKARMLLELRSAEPELAEVQTWNAQANEAMLKVNAELGYRPDRDWCEYSVDVAELVHRLDSQR